Part of the Terrisporobacter glycolicus ATCC 14880 = DSM 1288 genome is shown below.
TACAACTGGAGCTCCAACAACTAGTTCTCCTTCTGCATTAGTACAAGCTAATACTTCGTTTAAAGTTACTTCTTCACCAGCGTTAGCTTCTAACTTTTCAACGAATAATACATCACCTTCAGCAACTTTGTATTGCTTTCCACCTGTTTTAACTATAGCGTACATTAATATACACCTCCTCGGTCTAAGAACTCGCC
Proteins encoded:
- the rplU gene encoding 50S ribosomal protein L21 codes for the protein MYAIVKTGGKQYKVAEGDVLFVEKLEANAGEEVTLNEVLACTNAEGELVVGAPVVEGASVTAKVVEQGKAKKIVVYKYKAKKDYRRKQGHRQPYTKIVVEKINA